A window of Nonomuraea angiospora genomic DNA:
CGGCTCCGCGGCCAGCCGGTCGGTCATCCGCTCGACCTGGTCGCGCAGCTCCCGCCCCCGCTCGGTGGCCTGCCCGTCCGGGCCGACCAGCCCGCGGGCGGCCAGCCGCTCCTGGGCCGCGTCCCACTCCTGCTCGCTCCAGCCGCGCCCGGCGAAGTTCGCCGCGGGGGCGGCGCCGATCGCGGCGAACGACACCAGCGCCTCGCACCCGTCCAGCTCCGCGGCCTGCAGCGCCGCCAGGTGACCGTCGCCGCGGTGCTCGCGCAGCACGGTGGCGGCCTGCCAGAGCACCAGGTGCGGCTCATCGGGCCAGGGCAGGTCCAGGTTGGCCGCGGCGAGGGGCCGCCCGGCCACGCCCACGCTCTCGGCGGCCCGCCTGGCCAGCTCCGCCGCCTCCACCGCCGCGTCCGCCGTCACCTTGTCGCCCAGCAGGGCGCGGTACGTGCGGTCAACGGCGGTCATCCGGGCCTCGAGTACCCGCTCGGGCGAGGCGACCTCCCACACGGCGGGCACGTGCTCGGCGATCATCCGCGGGCTGAAGCTGTAGTACGCGGCCGTGGCCAGCCTGCTGCCGGCCCGCCCGAGCGGGGCCGTGCGGTAGGCGAAATAGCTCGGCCAGCGCGACTCCACGTCATGACCGAGCGCGCCCGCCTCCTCGAACCCCTGGGGCGAGAAGTACAGCACCGCGTGGATCGGCTCAAGCTGGTGCCACATGCGGCGGGCAAGTCTGGACGCTGCGCTCATCACAATCCCTCACTGTCTAGCTAAACTATGCCAGTGACGATAGAGGCTTGGCGCATCACTGGTCAATCGCAAATAGACAGTTATGTTGGGAGGTGGGCGGAGCTGGCCGTCCTCCTGGTGAACGAGCTGGCCGTCACCCAGGCCCGCGGCCGTCCCGCGGACCCGCCCGCCGACCGCCGGGCCGCGCTGGAGGCGGCGTTCGCCCAGCAGGGCTGGACCCCCGGCCGCGCGCTGACCGGCGCGGACGCCGACCGGCTCGCGGACGTCGCCGCCGAGCTCCACCCGGCCTTCAGCGGCGACGTCGCCGCACTCAACGCGGCCCTGGTGCGCCACGCGGCCGTGCCCAACCTGCACGGCGACCCGCCCGCCCTGGCCTTCCACGGCCCCGGGGCGGACCTGGTCGACGCCTGGGCCGCCGACGCCGGCACGGCCCTGGCCATGGTGATCGGCGTCGGCCAGGGCCGGCGGCTGCGGACCTGCGAGGCGGGCGGGTGCGAGCTGGTCTTCTTCGACGTCACCAGGAACGCCTCGCGCAGGTTCTGCGGCCTGCCCTGCCAGAACCGCGCCAAGGCCAGCGCCTACCGCGCCCGCCGCCGCACCTGATCCCGGACCCCGGGCACGCGCTCCGCGTTCTGCCGGTGCCGGGTTCTGTCGGTGCCCGCGGGCATGATGGCGGCCATGGCTTCTTGGCAGGAGTTCGAGCATCAGGCGGCGGGGCTGGCGGGGGTGGCGCGGCCGCTGATGGAGGCGTACCGGCACAAGGTGCTGGCCACGTTGCGCAAGGACGGCTCGCCCCGGGTCAGCGGCATCGAGACCAGCTTCCGGGACGGCGAGCTGTGGACCGGGTCGATGCCGGGGGCGGTCAAGGCGTCCGACCTGCGCCGCGACCCGCGGATGGCGATCCACGTCACCACCAGCGCCCCCGAGGGGGACGACCCGTCGTCGTGGGAGGGCGACGTGAAGCTGGCCGGGCGGGCTGTGGAGATCACCGATCGGGAGGTGCTGGCGTCGTTCGGGCCGCCGGGCGAGGAGTCGCACCTGTTCCGGATCGAGCTGACGGAGGTGGTGTGGACGCGGGTCGAGGGCGACGAGCTCGTCATGGACTCCTGGCGCGAAGGGGTCGGGCTGCGCCAGATCCGCCGCAAGTGAAGACCCCGGAGGCACCTCAGCCGCCCTGAGCGGTTGCCCGGGCGGCCCGCACGGGACCGTCCCCGGGCGGGGCTAGTGGACGGAGAAGCCGCCGTCCACGAAGAGCATCTGCCCGGTGACGAACGCGGAGGCGTCCCCGGCCAGGAAGACGGCCGCGCCCGCGAAGTCCGCGGGCACGCCGTTGCGGCCGACCATGTGGCGGGCGGCGAGCGCCTCGACGCGGCCCGGGATGGCCTGGGCGGGTTCGGTCAGCGGGGTCAGCACGAAGCCGGGGATGATCGTGTTGACGCACACCCCGCGGCCCGACCACGCCTCGGCCTGGGAGCGGGTCAGGCCGGCGATGGCGGCCTTGGCCGTGCCGTACGCGCCGCTGTCGCCGAAGGCGCTGATGGACTGCTGGGAGCCGAGGTTGATGATGCGGCCCCAGCCGCGCGCGGCCATCCTCGGG
This region includes:
- a CDS encoding SCO6745 family protein, which codes for MSAASRLARRMWHQLEPIHAVLYFSPQGFEEAGALGHDVESRWPSYFAYRTAPLGRAGSRLATAAYYSFSPRMIAEHVPAVWEVASPERVLEARMTAVDRTYRALLGDKVTADAAVEAAELARRAAESVGVAGRPLAAANLDLPWPDEPHLVLWQAATVLREHRGDGHLAALQAAELDGCEALVSFAAIGAAPAANFAGRGWSEQEWDAAQERLAARGLVGPDGQATERGRELRDQVERMTDRLAAEPWRLLGEERAERLARLASPFLGAVFEAGLLPMTSTLGIATVKAPD
- a CDS encoding CGNR zinc finger domain-containing protein → MTIEAWRITGQSQIDSYVGRWAELAVLLVNELAVTQARGRPADPPADRRAALEAAFAQQGWTPGRALTGADADRLADVAAELHPAFSGDVAALNAALVRHAAVPNLHGDPPALAFHGPGADLVDAWAADAGTALAMVIGVGQGRRLRTCEAGGCELVFFDVTRNASRRFCGLPCQNRAKASAYRARRRT
- a CDS encoding pyridoxamine 5'-phosphate oxidase family protein, with the translated sequence MASWQEFEHQAAGLAGVARPLMEAYRHKVLATLRKDGSPRVSGIETSFRDGELWTGSMPGAVKASDLRRDPRMAIHVTTSAPEGDDPSSWEGDVKLAGRAVEITDREVLASFGPPGEESHLFRIELTEVVWTRVEGDELVMDSWREGVGLRQIRRK